In a single window of the Gemmatimonadota bacterium genome:
- a CDS encoding DUF305 domain-containing protein — MRRNAQLTLLLLIAACGSKVERKAVDSTATGAAPGTVAPASAMTGGAMEGMAMTGDANHDFLRMMSDHHKGLIAMAHETMEEGRGTAASRNDAGKMDAQQDEELKKMVTMLDKDYKDPYEPKVVRAHGAMLDTLLTKSGSAYASTFYRLVIQHHREALTLIDAYLPKATRPDLKAMAEQMKRDQTREIAEFTSKATP, encoded by the coding sequence GTGCGACGTAATGCCCAGCTTACCCTCCTCCTGTTGATCGCTGCCTGTGGCAGCAAAGTCGAACGCAAAGCGGTCGATAGCACGGCGACCGGGGCAGCCCCCGGCACCGTCGCTCCAGCCTCCGCCATGACGGGCGGAGCGATGGAAGGAATGGCGATGACTGGCGACGCCAATCACGATTTCCTTCGGATGATGAGCGACCATCACAAGGGCCTCATTGCGATGGCTCACGAGACGATGGAGGAAGGGCGGGGGACCGCCGCGTCCCGCAATGACGCGGGTAAAATGGATGCCCAGCAAGATGAGGAGCTCAAGAAGATGGTCACCATGCTCGACAAGGATTACAAGGATCCCTATGAACCCAAGGTGGTCCGGGCTCACGGCGCGATGCTCGACACGCTGCTCACGAAGTCCGGGAGCGCGTACGCCTCAACCTTTTATCGCCTCGTCATTCAGCACCATCGCGAAGCACTCACGCTGATCGATGCGTACCTGCCAAAGGCGACGCGACCTGACCTCAAGGCGATGGCGGAGCAGATGAAGCGCGACCAGACGCGTGAGATCGCCGAGTTCACGAGCAAGGCAACCCCCTGA
- a CDS encoding copper resistance protein CopC produces MGAALLLLTQPSIARAHPFLRRSTPAAADSLVASPLQLRLTFSEAIELRFSRLELVAPDGTMAALGPLVVVPDSLGTIVATLPRALGTGEYLVRWQVAGDDAHVVRGEYRFVVGRRVRAGGEAAAVVVPAAEAVAHEGHHLAESVWPAFDASDPLFVGVRWLMYLALVGIVGAAVFQAAVLGRVARRWTALGMPPRGELTVLSAAVGQIAALLLLVTLPLRLVAQSVAMHAPGQAFQAEIVGGMIAHTMWGWSWLAQLALTLAAVVLFRRARATSHWMPVRVVTLFLAFTPAFSGHAIAAERLVPLAVLSDGLHILGAAGWLGTLAVMLIVSITAAVGSTEDHGTLAAELVTAYSPVALTCAALAGLTGVASAWIHIGHLSELLTTAFGRVLLLKLTILSLVVATGAYNWRRVLPALGDRVGAARVVRSASVEALIAILVLFVTAVLVSLPTPLAAGGP; encoded by the coding sequence TTGGGCGCGGCACTGCTGCTGCTGACCCAGCCATCGATCGCGCGCGCCCACCCCTTCCTCCGTCGGTCGACACCTGCGGCTGCCGACTCCTTAGTCGCTTCACCACTGCAACTGCGGCTCACCTTCAGCGAAGCAATCGAGCTGCGCTTCTCCCGCCTCGAGCTGGTAGCTCCCGATGGCACCATGGCGGCATTGGGTCCGCTCGTCGTAGTCCCGGACTCGCTCGGCACCATCGTGGCTACGCTCCCGCGTGCTCTCGGGACTGGTGAGTATCTCGTGCGCTGGCAGGTGGCAGGTGATGACGCCCACGTTGTCAGGGGTGAATACCGCTTCGTGGTGGGCAGGCGCGTGCGGGCGGGCGGGGAGGCCGCTGCCGTAGTTGTGCCTGCGGCCGAAGCAGTGGCGCACGAGGGTCACCATCTGGCTGAATCGGTTTGGCCGGCGTTTGACGCCTCGGATCCGCTTTTCGTCGGAGTGCGATGGTTGATGTACCTGGCCCTCGTTGGCATCGTTGGTGCCGCGGTCTTTCAAGCGGCCGTCCTCGGGCGCGTTGCGCGGCGCTGGACAGCCCTCGGGATGCCACCCCGCGGGGAGTTGACGGTGTTGAGCGCCGCCGTCGGGCAGATCGCCGCTCTTCTGCTCCTCGTGACGCTACCTCTTCGGCTGGTCGCCCAGTCGGTGGCAATGCACGCGCCGGGACAGGCGTTCCAGGCCGAGATAGTTGGCGGGATGATCGCGCACACGATGTGGGGGTGGAGCTGGTTGGCGCAGCTGGCGCTCACACTCGCTGCCGTAGTCTTGTTCCGTCGGGCCCGCGCGACGTCGCATTGGATGCCGGTGCGCGTCGTGACGTTATTCCTCGCCTTCACTCCCGCATTCTCGGGACACGCCATTGCTGCCGAACGACTGGTCCCGCTTGCTGTCCTCTCCGATGGTCTGCATATCCTCGGCGCTGCCGGATGGTTGGGAACCCTTGCTGTGATGCTGATCGTCTCCATAACAGCGGCAGTGGGGTCGACAGAGGATCATGGCACTTTGGCAGCTGAACTGGTCACCGCGTACTCTCCGGTCGCGCTTACCTGTGCTGCACTTGCGGGGCTTACCGGGGTCGCCTCGGCGTGGATTCATATCGGACACCTTTCGGAACTCTTGACGACGGCCTTCGGGCGCGTGCTGTTACTCAAGCTGACGATTCTCTCGTTGGTCGTCGCTACGGGTGCCTACAACTGGCGACGCGTCCTTCCCGCGCTCGGAGACCGAGTCGGAGCAGCCCGGGTGGTTCGATCAGCCAGTGTGGAGGCGCTCATCGCCATCCTTGTGCTTTTCGTCACGGCCGTCCTCGTCTCCCTGCCGACTCCGCTCGCCGCGGGCGGTCCATGA